Proteins encoded by one window of Candidatus Neomarinimicrobiota bacterium:
- a CDS encoding TerB family tellurite resistance protein gives MNLIEADRIFKPEKAFIGLCIAIAGCDEKIDLRQLNKLREVTKRNGISEEDVIRELDDFSKMNIEEALIYGRRCMVALPDLESEMKNMLLLSLYEIALADSDYHQMELKVIDTVKKRMEFD, from the coding sequence TTGAACCTGATAGAAGCGGATAGAATATTTAAGCCCGAAAAGGCGTTTATAGGGCTATGTATAGCGATAGCGGGATGTGATGAGAAAATTGACCTTCGGCAGCTTAACAAGCTGAGAGAGGTAACCAAAAGGAACGGCATTTCTGAGGAAGACGTCATAAGAGAACTCGATGATTTTTCAAAAATGAACATCGAAGAGGCTTTAATTTACGGAAGAAGGTGTATGGTGGCATTACCTGATCTTGAAAGCGAAATGAAAAATATGCTTTTGCTATCTCTCTATGAGATAGCGTTGGCGGATTCCGACTATCATCAAATGGAATTAAAAGTCATCGATACAGTCAAAAAAAGGATGGAATTCGATTAA